Proteins co-encoded in one Acidobacteriota bacterium genomic window:
- a CDS encoding DUF5916 domain-containing protein, with the protein MLRPKCLVAGSVLLLSSLVQQAPAGQTDSTGVVDPALIDGPPAPFPPAVITRNDQGQATVRAVRLDESIDFDGVLDEAVYGTVPAISGFIQLTPDVGAAATERTEAWILFDETNIYVSARVWDSAPESRWVANEMRRDTSQLRQNDTFAVLFDTFYDRRNAVHFYTNPLGARADQQFTNEGNPNADWNPVWDVRTGRFDGGWTVEMQIPFKTLRYRSDPPHIWGVQLRRAIRRKNEWVYLTRLPVASGAGGGARGMFRVSQAGSLVGLEPPAAGRNIELKPYAIGGVTTDRAATPMKINEVSADGGIDVKYGITQNLTADFTWNTDFAQVEVDERQVNLTRFPLFFPEKREFFLEGRGIFGFATGGFTRGTSVARRQVPGFFGDVNVPQLFYSRKIGLEEGRVVPIVGGARVTGKVGRFDVGLLNIHAGEESVSDSKPTNFSVVRLRRDILRRSSVGAMFTNRSVSRVAPGSSQAYGVDGTFAFFENVNLITYIARTQLPGPEYQGKDLSYQGKFEYAADRYGFQVDHLVVEDNFLPEVGFLRRDNFRRTFTSARFSPRPESIRSVRQFTLEGGIDTILTADENHLETRQNIVAFETEFESSDRVTLTVTDSYELLVEPFVPAGAGFSIPAGGYRFADVHMAYSMAQQRRFNGTVAVRRGAYFGGDLTTLELTQGRIAVLPQMSVEPTVSFNWIETPYGAFQTNLAVTRVNYAFNPRMFFSGLIQYNSASNSFSSNLRLRWEYSPGSELFIVYTDDRDVTGGLRPDRGWDLRNRGLVIKINKLLRF; encoded by the coding sequence TTGTTGCGACCGAAGTGCCTGGTGGCGGGATCGGTTCTTCTGCTGTCGAGCCTTGTGCAGCAGGCGCCGGCCGGCCAGACAGACTCCACCGGCGTGGTCGATCCGGCTCTCATCGACGGTCCGCCGGCTCCGTTTCCTCCGGCGGTGATAACCCGCAACGATCAGGGTCAGGCGACGGTTCGGGCGGTGAGGCTGGATGAGAGCATCGACTTCGACGGAGTGCTGGACGAAGCCGTCTACGGGACCGTTCCCGCCATCAGCGGCTTCATTCAACTGACGCCGGATGTGGGAGCGGCGGCGACCGAGCGGACCGAGGCGTGGATCCTGTTCGACGAGACGAATATCTACGTCTCGGCGCGGGTCTGGGACTCGGCGCCCGAGAGCCGGTGGGTGGCCAACGAGATGCGCCGCGACACCAGCCAGCTCCGTCAGAACGACACGTTCGCCGTGCTGTTCGATACGTTTTACGACCGCCGCAACGCAGTCCACTTCTACACCAATCCACTCGGCGCCCGCGCAGACCAGCAGTTCACGAACGAGGGCAATCCGAACGCGGACTGGAACCCGGTCTGGGACGTGCGTACCGGCCGCTTCGACGGCGGCTGGACGGTGGAGATGCAGATCCCGTTCAAGACCCTGCGCTACCGCTCGGATCCGCCTCATATCTGGGGCGTTCAGCTCCGCCGCGCCATCCGGCGCAAGAACGAGTGGGTCTATCTGACGCGGTTGCCCGTCGCGTCCGGAGCCGGCGGCGGGGCTCGCGGGATGTTCCGCGTCTCGCAGGCCGGTTCGCTGGTTGGCCTCGAGCCTCCAGCGGCGGGCCGCAACATCGAGCTCAAACCCTATGCCATCGGCGGCGTGACCACGGACAGGGCCGCGACCCCGATGAAGATCAACGAGGTCAGCGCCGACGGCGGCATCGACGTCAAGTACGGCATCACGCAGAACCTGACCGCGGACTTCACCTGGAACACCGACTTCGCACAGGTCGAGGTGGACGAGCGGCAGGTGAACCTGACCCGCTTCCCGCTGTTCTTTCCGGAGAAGCGGGAGTTCTTCCTCGAAGGACGGGGCATCTTCGGCTTCGCCACCGGCGGCTTCACGCGCGGCACCAGTGTGGCCCGCCGGCAGGTCCCCGGGTTCTTCGGCGACGTGAACGTGCCGCAGCTCTTCTATAGCCGGAAGATCGGGCTGGAGGAGGGCCGCGTGGTGCCGATCGTGGGCGGAGCGCGGGTCACCGGCAAGGTTGGAAGGTTCGATGTCGGGCTGCTGAACATCCACGCCGGCGAGGAGTCGGTCTCGGACTCCAAGCCGACGAATTTCTCGGTCGTCCGTCTCCGGCGCGACATTCTGCGGCGCAGCTCCGTGGGCGCGATGTTCACCAACCGCTCGGTCTCCCGGGTGGCCCCGGGTTCAAGCCAGGCCTACGGCGTCGACGGCACCTTCGCCTTCTTCGAAAACGTCAACCTGATTACCTACATTGCCCGGACCCAGCTTCCCGGTCCCGAATACCAGGGCAAGGACCTGAGCTACCAGGGCAAGTTCGAGTACGCGGCGGACCGCTACGGATTCCAGGTGGATCACCTCGTGGTGGAGGACAACTTCCTGCCGGAGGTTGGCTTCCTGCGGCGCGACAACTTCCGGCGCACCTTCACGTCGGCGCGATTCAGCCCCCGGCCCGAGTCGATCAGGAGCGTCCGGCAGTTCACCCTGGAGGGCGGCATCGACACCATCCTGACGGCCGACGAGAACCACCTGGAGACGCGCCAGAACATCGTGGCGTTCGAGACCGAGTTCGAGTCCAGCGACCGGGTGACTCTGACGGTGACCGACAGCTACGAGCTGCTGGTCGAGCCGTTCGTTCCTGCCGGCGCCGGATTCTCGATCCCGGCGGGAGGCTACAGGTTCGCCGACGTCCACATGGCGTACTCCATGGCACAGCAACGCCGCTTCAACGGGACGGTGGCGGTGAGACGGGGCGCCTACTTCGGCGGGGACCTGACGACGTTGGAGCTCACGCAGGGCCGCATCGCGGTGCTGCCGCAGATGTCGGTGGAGCCGACCGTGTCCTTCAACTGGATCGAAACGCCGTACGGGGCGTTCCAGACGAACCTGGCGGTGACGCGGGTCAACTACGCGTTCAACCCCCGCATGTTCTTCAGCGGGCTCATCCAGTACAACTCGGCCAGCAACTCCTTCAGCAGCAACCTGCGCCTGCGGTGGGAGTACAGCCCGGGCAGCGAGCTCTTCATCGTCTACACCGACGACCGCGACGTCACCGGCGGCTTGCGTCCCGACCGGGGCTGGGACCTGCGGAACCGCGGCCTGGTCATCAAGATCAACAAGTTGTTGCGGTTCTGA
- a CDS encoding Nramp family divalent metal transporter — protein sequence MNAKPSSRKQHETNDPADLYARDAHTFREPPQGIGTTLRYLGPGLILVGSIVGSGELIMTTKLGAQAGFALLWFVLLSCVIKTVVQAELGRHVISSGETILVMFNKLPGPRGRRPGWLCLEWLLIVVVSTYLGLGLWSWDQAAGIGAGGLAAGVLSIWIAAALLLAMRSRQREMAQTPDAQSRPMLGWFLWLYLACQLVMFINVGAVMGGAGQALALGFENVLGTTDAKLWTAGVAVVCGALLLVGRYKMLERVSLALVLVFTLITFLCTALLYWTDNAITFEQIRHGFQFSFPEFLGMDVTLTMIVLTALGMYAGTGIGTWEMMHYTYWCVEKGYARHTGANQPGDQWTQRARGWIRVMYTDVLLTMAVFTISTVCFYLLGAAILYPELDPAGKETLGVLQHIFTESLGPWAATLFVVGGFVVLFSTTYSGTAGSSRLVSDALCVMGVIDARDYGARLRFTRFYIVFGLTMGTVTYCLLQNPPLMLIISGFVAVVLYPVFGLGTLYLRYRAVDERIRPGPFTTSWLWICGLALAVISPAAGLLVLALNQGWLEF from the coding sequence ATGAACGCCAAACCATCGTCGCGCAAACAGCACGAAACGAATGACCCGGCCGATCTGTACGCGCGCGATGCGCATACGTTTCGTGAACCACCGCAAGGCATCGGGACGACACTGCGGTACTTGGGACCCGGACTGATCCTGGTCGGCTCGATCGTCGGTTCCGGCGAGTTGATCATGACGACCAAGCTCGGCGCACAAGCTGGTTTTGCACTCTTGTGGTTTGTGCTGCTCTCATGCGTCATCAAGACCGTTGTCCAAGCCGAACTGGGACGCCATGTGATTTCCAGCGGCGAGACGATCTTGGTGATGTTCAACAAGCTGCCCGGACCACGCGGACGGCGGCCGGGTTGGCTTTGCCTGGAGTGGTTGTTGATTGTCGTGGTCAGCACATACCTCGGCCTGGGCCTCTGGTCGTGGGATCAGGCTGCCGGGATCGGTGCGGGCGGATTGGCCGCCGGCGTGCTGTCCATTTGGATTGCGGCTGCGTTGTTGCTCGCGATGCGAAGCCGGCAACGCGAGATGGCGCAAACGCCGGATGCCCAAAGCCGGCCGATGTTGGGGTGGTTCCTGTGGCTGTACCTTGCTTGTCAATTGGTCATGTTCATCAACGTCGGCGCGGTGATGGGCGGGGCAGGCCAGGCGCTGGCGCTGGGTTTTGAAAACGTCCTGGGAACCACCGACGCCAAGCTGTGGACTGCCGGCGTCGCCGTGGTTTGCGGGGCGCTGTTGCTGGTGGGCCGTTACAAGATGCTGGAACGAGTATCGCTGGCATTGGTTCTGGTTTTCACACTGATCACGTTTCTCTGCACGGCGCTGCTCTACTGGACGGACAACGCCATCACGTTCGAGCAAATTCGCCACGGATTCCAGTTTTCGTTTCCCGAGTTTCTGGGAATGGACGTGACGCTGACGATGATCGTGTTGACCGCACTGGGCATGTACGCGGGGACGGGGATCGGCACTTGGGAGATGATGCACTACACCTACTGGTGCGTCGAGAAAGGCTACGCGCGACACACCGGCGCGAATCAACCCGGAGACCAGTGGACGCAGCGGGCGCGCGGGTGGATACGCGTCATGTATACCGACGTGCTGCTCACCATGGCCGTGTTCACCATCAGCACCGTCTGTTTCTACTTGCTCGGTGCGGCGATTTTGTATCCGGAGCTCGATCCGGCGGGTAAAGAGACGCTCGGTGTGCTGCAACACATTTTCACGGAGTCGTTGGGCCCGTGGGCGGCCACGCTCTTCGTGGTCGGCGGGTTCGTGGTGCTGTTCTCGACGACCTATTCCGGCACGGCTGGGAGTTCACGATTGGTGTCGGATGCTCTTTGCGTGATGGGAGTGATTGACGCGCGCGACTACGGGGCGCGCCTGCGCTTCACGCGCTTCTACATCGTTTTCGGCCTCACGATGGGAACGGTGACGTATTGCCTGCTGCAAAACCCTCCGCTGATGTTGATCATTTCGGGATTTGTGGCAGTCGTGCTCTATCCCGTGTTTGGTCTGGGAACGCTCTATTTGAGGTACCGTGCCGTGGACGAGCGAATCCGTCCCGGACCATTCACCACCTCGTGGCTGTGGATTTGCGGATTGGCCCTGGCCGTCATCTCACCGGCAGCGGGGTTGCTTGTGCTGGCGTTGAATCAAGGCTGGCTTGAGTTTTGA
- a CDS encoding macro domain-containing protein — MITYVRGSLFRSPAHVLVNTVNTVGVMGKGVAKEFKRLFPDMYRQYRDLCEQKKFDIGNLFLYKTDNKWVLNFPTKKHWRSPSRPEYIEHGLQKLVSNYLDLGIYDLAMPLLGCGNGELDWPTQVEPIFKRYLKNLPINVFVYLYAPSKEPIPEHRNVASMERWLRSEPEHLPFSEVWLDLLHLLEKKTEFQTLAGKNNKFQASASEEPKGILIRSRGRAAFVDAADLSDFWQQLRSYGFTSRQIAPSGLSRKAYYLMPIFADLNYVKAANISESYRRLRNGTETIGLQYIPQIRPVGLFNNRISVNL, encoded by the coding sequence ATGATCACCTATGTTAGAGGGAGTCTGTTTAGGTCACCAGCGCATGTCTTAGTGAATACGGTCAATACTGTGGGGGTGATGGGCAAAGGCGTCGCTAAGGAGTTTAAGCGACTCTTTCCCGACATGTATCGACAATATCGTGACCTCTGCGAACAAAAGAAGTTCGATATTGGCAATCTGTTTCTGTACAAAACTGACAATAAATGGGTACTTAACTTCCCTACCAAGAAACACTGGAGGAGTCCATCCCGTCCTGAATATATTGAGCATGGATTACAGAAACTCGTGTCGAACTACCTTGATTTGGGGATCTACGACTTAGCCATGCCCTTGCTCGGATGCGGGAACGGGGAACTAGATTGGCCCACTCAAGTGGAGCCAATCTTCAAGAGATACCTGAAGAACCTCCCAATTAACGTTTTTGTGTACTTGTACGCGCCTAGCAAGGAGCCAATTCCTGAACATCGCAATGTTGCATCAATGGAGAGATGGCTCCGTTCAGAACCTGAACATCTTCCATTTTCTGAAGTGTGGCTAGATCTCCTACATTTGCTTGAAAAGAAGACGGAGTTTCAGACCCTTGCTGGAAAGAACAACAAGTTCCAAGCCTCAGCTTCCGAGGAACCGAAAGGAATCTTGATAAGATCCCGTGGTAGGGCAGCATTTGTTGATGCCGCGGATCTCTCCGATTTTTGGCAACAGCTGAGGTCCTACGGTTTTACATCTCGACAGATTGCCCCATCCGGACTGTCCCGCAAAGCTTACTACCTGATGCCAATTTTTGCCGATCTTAACTATGTAAAGGCAGCGAACATCTCAGAATCGTACAGGCGTCTGCGGAACGGCACCGAGACTATCGGCTTGCAGTACATTCCACAGATCAGGCCGGTGGGTTTGTTCAATAATCGCATCAGCGTGAATCTTTAG
- a CDS encoding transposase, which yields MPNHAALNDSAGQYVDGDVTTNGIESLWTLFKRAYWGTWHWVYHTHLQAYLNEFTGRLNQRRLSTLEAMGEIVRGMDGKRLTYRDLAG from the coding sequence ATGCCGAACCACGCCGCGTTGAACGATTCAGCCGGGCAGTACGTTGATGGAGACGTGACGACGAATGGAATTGAGTCGCTCTGGACTCTGTTCAAGCGGGCCTACTGGGGAACGTGGCATTGGGTGTACCACACGCACTTGCAGGCTTATCTGAACGAGTTCACAGGTCGGCTGAACCAGCGGCGACTCTCCACCCTCGAGGCAATGGGCGAGATCGTCCGAGGCATGGACGGAAAGCGATTGACCTACCGGGATCTGGCAGGATAG
- a CDS encoding GIY-YIG nuclease family protein: MPKGFTEQDAALLDELGVEVAPKKVFRRTVREGRIIAGFEEIQRFMDLNGRAPDRAASRDTFERLYAVRLDRIVESEECRKVLTRLDRHGLLREGAGSGDKAPDTLDDDALLSELGIEAAATGITELRHVRSSAEKRVAEEIASRTKCRDYEQFRPLFEQAQREIEEGIRITRPFERKAEIEPGRFFVVGGQKAYVASMGRVFTQKYGDKDARLRVIFDNGTESNLLRRSLQRALHKDPAGRRITEPTAGPLFDRHAEEGDQASGTIYVLRSKSDLPRIAEHRQLIHKIGVTSGEVQERIAGARLQPTFLMADVEIVAAYQLFNIDRSKLERLVHRFFDPARLDIEIKDRFGNPVRPREWFLVPLAAIDDAVEKIRDGTITLYRYDANAASLVVRTTGCE; the protein is encoded by the coding sequence GTGCCTAAGGGTTTCACCGAACAGGACGCTGCCCTTCTTGACGAACTCGGAGTTGAGGTCGCACCCAAGAAGGTGTTCCGCCGCACGGTCCGCGAAGGTCGGATAATCGCGGGTTTCGAGGAAATCCAGCGGTTTATGGATCTAAATGGCCGGGCTCCCGACCGGGCCGCGAGCCGCGATACCTTCGAACGACTCTACGCAGTGCGGCTGGATCGCATCGTCGAGTCGGAGGAGTGCCGGAAGGTCCTCACACGGCTAGATCGGCATGGCTTGCTGAGGGAAGGTGCCGGAAGCGGGGACAAGGCTCCGGACACTTTGGATGACGATGCACTGCTCAGCGAACTCGGAATCGAAGCGGCAGCGACCGGTATAACCGAGCTGCGCCATGTTCGGTCGAGCGCCGAAAAGCGGGTGGCTGAGGAAATCGCAAGTCGCACGAAGTGCCGGGATTACGAACAGTTCCGGCCGCTCTTTGAGCAAGCCCAAAGGGAGATCGAGGAGGGTATTCGAATAACACGACCCTTCGAGCGGAAGGCCGAGATCGAACCCGGTAGGTTCTTCGTAGTGGGGGGACAGAAGGCGTACGTCGCATCGATGGGGCGAGTCTTCACCCAGAAGTACGGTGACAAGGACGCTCGCCTCCGCGTGATATTCGACAACGGGACCGAGAGCAACCTGCTCCGCCGCTCCCTCCAGCGGGCGCTCCACAAGGACCCGGCGGGTCGGCGGATCACCGAGCCGACGGCAGGACCGCTTTTCGACCGTCACGCCGAGGAGGGCGACCAAGCGAGCGGCACGATCTATGTGCTGCGGAGCAAGTCCGATCTTCCTCGAATCGCAGAACATCGACAACTGATCCACAAGATCGGCGTCACCAGCGGCGAGGTTCAGGAGCGCATCGCAGGCGCGCGGCTCCAACCGACCTTCCTCATGGCGGATGTCGAAATCGTTGCCGCCTACCAACTATTCAACATCGACCGCAGCAAGCTGGAACGCCTCGTCCATCGCTTCTTCGACCCTGCGCGGCTTGACATCGAGATCAAGGATCGCTTCGGCAACCCCGTGCGCCCACGAGAATGGTTCCTTGTTCCTCTCGCCGCAATCGACGATGCCGTGGAGAAGATCAGGGACGGAACTATCACCCTCTACAGATATGACGCCAATGCAGCGTCCTTGGTCGTTAGGACGACTGGATGCGAATAA
- a CDS encoding DEAD/DEAH box helicase — MTSAKGIPSLSVHYAQTGRTTRSNEFGMRPMQERAWEKRGEQYLLVKSPPASGKSRALMFIALDKLANQGLSQAIIVVPEKTIGASFADVPLSDFGFWADWTVRPRWNLCSAPGTDGGKVKSLKVFLGSDDQVLVCTHATFRFAMDRFGAEAFDNRLIAVDEFHHASANPDNKLGAHVGQLMARDKVHIVAMTGSYFRGDAEPVLMPEDEERFQTVTYTYYEQLSGYEHLKRLDIGYFFYTGSYADDILKVLDPAEKTIIHIPSVNARESTKDKIREVEHILEELGEWTGADPETGFQLVKAADGRELRIADLVDDNPARRDRVAAALRDARSNNDRDHVDIIIALGMAKEGFDWIWCDHALTIGYRSSLTEIVQIIGRATRDAPGKAQTRFTNLIAEPDASEEAVTEAVNDTLKAIAASLLMEQVLAPRFNFTAKTEASGPVDGLDYGEEGYDPNRSNAGVNDETGEITIEIKGIVEPKTDEAARICREDLDEVIAAFMQDKVAVERGLFDRELVPEELTQVRMGKIVKEKFPELDEGDQEAVREHAVAALNLHQVAKQAVSVEQEDSEDNETSVRNTALIDGVRRFMDVRDLDIDLIDRINPFGAAYAILAKAMNESSLKQVHAVITAKKVQITPDEARDLARRARRFKQERGRLPSITAADPWEKRMAEGIAVLVRMSAEADRA, encoded by the coding sequence ATGACCTCCGCCAAGGGAATCCCCTCGTTATCCGTTCACTACGCACAGACGGGACGCACTACACGGTCCAACGAGTTCGGGATGCGACCAATGCAGGAGAGGGCGTGGGAAAAGCGGGGCGAGCAGTATCTTTTAGTCAAATCGCCGCCAGCCTCGGGGAAGAGCCGGGCGCTCATGTTCATCGCGCTCGACAAGCTAGCGAACCAGGGGCTCAGTCAGGCGATCATCGTAGTTCCAGAGAAGACCATCGGTGCGAGCTTCGCGGACGTGCCGCTCAGTGATTTCGGTTTCTGGGCCGACTGGACCGTGCGGCCAAGATGGAATCTCTGTTCTGCACCCGGCACGGACGGTGGGAAGGTCAAGTCATTGAAGGTGTTCCTGGGGAGCGACGACCAAGTGCTCGTGTGCACGCACGCGACTTTCCGGTTCGCCATGGACCGATTCGGGGCGGAAGCCTTTGACAATCGGCTGATTGCGGTGGACGAGTTCCATCACGCTTCCGCCAACCCGGACAATAAGCTCGGCGCCCACGTTGGCCAACTCATGGCGCGGGACAAGGTCCATATCGTAGCGATGACGGGCTCCTACTTCCGGGGCGATGCCGAGCCCGTGCTGATGCCCGAGGACGAGGAGCGGTTCCAGACCGTCACCTACACCTATTACGAGCAGCTGAGCGGCTACGAGCATCTGAAGCGCCTCGACATAGGCTATTTCTTCTATACCGGTAGCTACGCGGACGACATCCTGAAGGTGCTCGACCCTGCCGAGAAGACGATCATCCACATCCCAAGCGTCAACGCGCGCGAGAGCACCAAGGACAAGATTCGGGAGGTGGAGCATATCCTCGAGGAGCTTGGCGAGTGGACAGGGGCGGATCCTGAGACGGGATTCCAGCTGGTCAAGGCCGCCGATGGGCGGGAGCTGCGGATCGCCGACTTGGTAGACGACAACCCCGCCCGGCGGGACCGGGTCGCCGCCGCCCTCAGGGATGCCAGATCGAACAATGACCGAGACCACGTGGACATCATCATCGCCCTCGGGATGGCGAAGGAAGGCTTCGACTGGATCTGGTGTGACCACGCACTGACCATCGGATACAGGTCAAGCCTGACCGAGATCGTACAGATCATCGGTCGCGCGACGCGCGATGCGCCGGGGAAGGCCCAGACCCGTTTCACGAATCTGATCGCGGAGCCGGACGCTTCCGAGGAGGCCGTGACAGAAGCCGTCAACGACACCCTCAAGGCCATAGCGGCGAGCCTTCTTATGGAGCAGGTGCTCGCTCCGCGCTTCAATTTCACGGCGAAGACGGAGGCAAGCGGGCCGGTCGACGGGCTCGACTACGGGGAGGAGGGCTACGACCCGAATCGAAGCAATGCGGGGGTCAACGACGAGACCGGTGAGATCACGATCGAGATCAAGGGGATAGTGGAGCCAAAGACAGATGAGGCCGCTCGCATTTGCCGGGAGGACCTCGACGAAGTGATCGCCGCGTTCATGCAAGACAAGGTCGCTGTTGAGCGCGGCCTGTTCGACAGGGAATTGGTGCCCGAGGAATTGACCCAGGTGCGAATGGGAAAAATCGTCAAGGAGAAGTTCCCGGAACTCGACGAAGGAGACCAGGAAGCGGTTCGCGAGCATGCGGTCGCTGCGCTGAACCTGCACCAAGTGGCCAAGCAGGCCGTCTCGGTAGAGCAGGAAGACAGCGAGGATAACGAAACGAGTGTCCGTAACACGGCCCTGATCGACGGAGTGCGGAGATTCATGGACGTGCGCGACCTCGATATCGACCTGATCGACCGAATCAATCCGTTCGGTGCGGCCTATGCGATCCTCGCGAAGGCGATGAACGAAAGCAGCCTCAAGCAGGTGCATGCTGTGATCACGGCAAAGAAGGTCCAGATCACACCCGACGAGGCTCGCGATCTTGCGAGGCGTGCCCGGCGATTCAAGCAGGAACGCGGTCGACTGCCGTCCATCACCGCGGCAGATCCTTGGGAGAAACGCATGGCCGAGGGCATCGCCGTATTGGTCCGCATGAGCGCGGAGGCCGACCGTGCCTAA
- a CDS encoding type II toxin-antitoxin system mRNA interferase toxin, RelE/StbE family, with product MLQLIATKAPLGPERRDHALRGARANHRDCHIGGGFDLFYQVGDAPNPGVSINFVRVGTHVELFG from the coding sequence ATGCTCCAACTAATAGCCACCAAGGCTCCGCTCGGTCCCGAACGGAGGGACCATGCCCTGAGAGGCGCACGGGCGAATCACCGCGATTGCCATATCGGCGGGGGCTTCGATCTTTTCTATCAAGTTGGTGATGCGCCGAACCCGGGGGTTTCGATCAACTTCGTCCGTGTTGGCACTCACGTGGAGTTATTCGGATGA